One genomic segment of uncultured Desulfobacter sp. includes these proteins:
- a CDS encoding Gfo/Idh/MocA family oxidoreductase → MNFALIGAAGYVAPRHMKAIKETGNTLTAALDPNDSVGIIDSYFPDANFFTEFERFDRHVDKQRRKGEKIDYVSICSPNYLHDAHIRFALRNNAHAICEKPLVLNPWNIDALEEIEAEMPSKVYNILQLRLHPALIELKNQIQNNPTPDTKHEIDLTYITSRGNWYFTSWKGGLDKSGGIASNIGIHFFDMLIWIFGKIQMNVVHLLEHDKSAGYLELENARVRWFLSIDETSLPNDIRAAGQRTYRSITVDGKEIEFSGGFTDLHTLSYQDILDGNGFGLVHARPSIETVYTIRNASPDLNMGEQHPFVQK, encoded by the coding sequence ATGAATTTTGCATTAATCGGAGCCGCTGGCTACGTCGCCCCCCGGCACATGAAAGCCATCAAAGAAACCGGAAACACTCTCACCGCCGCACTGGATCCTAATGACAGTGTGGGCATTATTGACAGCTATTTTCCGGATGCCAATTTTTTTACCGAGTTTGAGCGGTTTGACCGGCATGTGGACAAGCAGCGCAGAAAAGGAGAGAAGATCGACTATGTCAGCATCTGTTCCCCCAATTACCTGCATGATGCCCATATTCGGTTTGCCCTGCGCAACAACGCCCATGCCATCTGTGAAAAACCCCTGGTGCTGAATCCCTGGAACATCGATGCCCTGGAAGAGATCGAGGCAGAGATGCCTTCAAAAGTCTACAATATCCTGCAACTCAGGCTGCATCCGGCCCTGATCGAATTGAAGAATCAGATTCAGAACAATCCGACCCCGGACACCAAACATGAGATCGACCTGACCTACATCACCTCCCGGGGGAACTGGTATTTCACCTCTTGGAAGGGAGGGCTTGACAAATCCGGCGGCATTGCATCCAATATCGGCATTCATTTCTTTGACATGCTGATCTGGATTTTCGGCAAGATTCAGATGAACGTGGTGCATCTGCTGGAACATGACAAATCCGCCGGTTACCTGGAGCTTGAAAACGCAAGGGTCAGATGGTTTCTCAGCATCGATGAAACCTCGCTGCCCAACGACATCCGGGCGGCAGGCCAGCGCACCTATCGGTCCATCACCGTGGACGGTAAAGAGATCGAGTTCAGCGGTGGGTTCACCGACCTTCACACCCTGAGCTACCAGGACATCCTGGACGGCAACGGATTCGGCCTGGTGCACGCCCGGCCTAGCATTGAGACCGTCTATACCATCCGCAACGCTAGTCCGGACCTGAACATGGGCGAACAGCACCCGTTTGTCCAGAAATAA
- a CDS encoding acyltransferase, giving the protein MSDEFFVHESSYVDDGAVIGNGTRIWHFSHIMLETVIGENCNIGQNVVIGPRVRVGNGCKIQNNVSVYEGVTLEAGVFCGPSMVFTNIYNPRAEIRKMDQVRLTLVKHGASLGANCTIVCGTTIGRYAFIGAGAVVNKPVLDHALVVGNPARQIGWVCLCGERLSNDLTCPSCHREYWETSQGLEKK; this is encoded by the coding sequence ATGTCAGATGAATTTTTTGTCCATGAATCCAGTTATGTGGATGACGGGGCCGTCATCGGGAACGGCACCAGAATCTGGCATTTTTCCCACATCATGCTGGAAACCGTGATCGGAGAAAACTGCAACATCGGCCAGAACGTGGTGATCGGCCCCCGGGTCCGGGTGGGAAACGGCTGCAAGATTCAGAACAATGTGTCGGTATATGAAGGGGTGACTCTTGAGGCCGGCGTTTTCTGCGGGCCATCCATGGTGTTCACCAACATCTACAACCCCCGGGCCGAAATCCGCAAGATGGACCAGGTGCGCCTCACCCTGGTCAAACACGGCGCCAGCCTGGGCGCTAACTGCACCATTGTCTGCGGGACCACCATAGGAAGGTATGCGTTTATCGGTGCCGGAGCCGTTGTCAACAAACCTGTCCTGGATCACGCCCTGGTGGTGGGCAACCCGGCCCGGCAGATCGGCTGGGTGTGTCTTTGCGGAGAAAGGCTGTCCAACGACCTGACATGCCCTTCCTGCCATCGTGAATATTGGGAAACCAGCCAAGGCTTGGAAAAGAAATAA
- a CDS encoding DegT/DnrJ/EryC1/StrS family aminotransferase, whose translation MEFIDLKTQQARIRDRIEARIKTVLDHGKYIMGPEVFELEEKLAAYVDVKHCITCASGTDALLMALMALDIQPGDEVITVPYTWISTAEVISLLRAVPVFVDIQPDTFNLDPDKLASAITSRTRAIMPVGIYGQCADMTRINAIAAGHGIPVIEDAAQCFGATHQGIKACNHSIMGCTSFFPSKPLGCYGDGGALFTPDDALAEKLRQIRVHGQKVKHQHPLVGINGRLDTIQAAILLEKLALFPEECDARAHIGSRYDTLLEDVPGIETPIIAKGNTSVYAQYTILSENRDVVSHALQTQNIPSVAYYTAPLSLQGAFSGLGHKPKDFPVSEKIAARCLSLPMHPYLEPKDQEFITEVLKKAKN comes from the coding sequence ATGGAATTTATCGATCTTAAAACCCAACAGGCCCGGATCAGGGATAGAATTGAAGCCCGCATCAAAACCGTGCTGGACCACGGCAAATACATCATGGGACCGGAAGTTTTTGAACTGGAAGAAAAATTGGCTGCCTATGTGGATGTAAAACACTGCATCACCTGTGCCAGCGGCACGGATGCCCTGCTTATGGCGCTCATGGCACTGGATATCCAGCCCGGCGATGAGGTGATCACCGTGCCTTATACCTGGATCTCAACTGCAGAGGTCATCTCCCTGCTGCGGGCTGTACCGGTATTTGTGGATATCCAGCCTGATACCTTCAATCTGGATCCGGACAAACTTGCATCCGCCATCACCTCCCGCACCCGGGCCATCATGCCGGTGGGCATTTACGGCCAATGCGCAGACATGACCCGCATCAATGCCATTGCCGCCGGTCACGGCATCCCGGTCATCGAAGATGCGGCCCAGTGCTTTGGTGCCACCCACCAGGGCATCAAAGCCTGCAACCACTCCATCATGGGCTGTACTTCCTTTTTTCCTTCCAAACCCCTGGGCTGTTATGGGGATGGCGGGGCCCTCTTTACCCCGGACGATGCCCTGGCGGAAAAACTCCGGCAGATTCGGGTTCACGGCCAGAAAGTCAAACACCAGCACCCCCTGGTGGGCATCAACGGCCGTCTGGATACGATCCAGGCAGCCATTCTCCTTGAAAAACTGGCCCTGTTCCCGGAAGAGTGTGACGCCCGTGCCCACATCGGCTCCCGGTATGACACCCTGCTCGAAGATGTCCCGGGTATTGAAACACCAATCATAGCCAAAGGCAACACATCGGTTTATGCCCAGTATACAATCCTTTCTGAAAACCGGGACGTAGTGTCACACGCGCTGCAAACACAAAACATCCCTTCTGTCGCCTACTACACCGCCCCATTGAGTCTGCAGGGCGCATTTTCAGGCCTGGGCCATAAACCAAAAGACTTCCCGGTATCTGAAAAAATAGCTGCCCGGTGCTTGAGTCTGCCCATGCACCCATATCTGGAACCGAAGGACCAAGAATTCATAACGGAAGTTCTCAAAAAAGCCAAAAATTAG
- the wecB gene encoding UDP-N-acetylglucosamine 2-epimerase (non-hydrolyzing), whose product MNIVTIIGARPQFIKAAVVSRNIHQHNLEASPGNQIVEYIVHTGQHYDSNMSDVFFEEMDLPKPDVFLGIHQLSHGAMTGRMLEDIENVLLSEKPDAVLVYGDTNSTLAGALASVKLHIPVVHVEAGLRSFNRKMPEEHNRVLTDHVSNLLFCPTQTAVRNLENEGIKSKSDQPYRYPQIHLVGDVMYDASLFYAKQADIKATVGQRIITDTLHGKPFALFTLHRAENTDSIETLTSIIRAIESLSEKMPVVWPAHPRTLSKIKEFSISITKKNIFQIPPVGYFDMIALLDHCKIVLTDSGGLQKEAFYFKKNCITLRKETEWIELAEHGFNKIAGTEVNDIQFSFQQMMEQKPDFSLNLYGDGNAGKKIVSILAKNVKE is encoded by the coding sequence ATGAATATCGTTACCATTATCGGAGCCCGGCCTCAGTTCATAAAAGCCGCGGTTGTTTCCAGGAATATTCACCAGCATAATCTTGAAGCTTCTCCAGGAAATCAGATTGTGGAGTATATCGTCCATACCGGGCAACATTATGATTCGAACATGTCAGATGTGTTTTTTGAGGAAATGGATCTTCCAAAACCAGATGTTTTTTTGGGGATTCATCAACTCTCACACGGTGCCATGACAGGTCGGATGCTGGAAGATATTGAAAACGTACTTTTATCAGAGAAGCCGGATGCGGTCCTTGTTTATGGCGACACCAATTCTACTCTGGCCGGTGCCTTGGCTTCCGTGAAATTACATATACCCGTGGTCCATGTGGAAGCAGGACTTCGTTCTTTCAACCGAAAGATGCCTGAAGAGCATAACCGGGTATTGACCGATCATGTTTCCAATCTTTTGTTTTGTCCGACCCAGACGGCTGTCAGAAATTTGGAGAATGAAGGCATAAAAAGTAAATCAGATCAGCCATACAGATACCCTCAAATACATTTGGTGGGGGATGTTATGTATGACGCTAGCCTGTTCTACGCCAAACAGGCAGATATAAAAGCAACGGTAGGCCAAAGAATCATAACTGATACACTTCATGGAAAACCCTTTGCCCTGTTTACACTTCATCGGGCAGAGAATACCGATTCGATAGAAACACTGACATCTATTATCAGAGCAATTGAGTCGCTGTCTGAAAAAATGCCTGTGGTTTGGCCGGCCCATCCCCGGACACTGTCAAAAATCAAAGAATTCAGTATCTCCATAACTAAAAAGAACATCTTTCAAATCCCCCCAGTGGGGTATTTTGATATGATAGCCCTGCTTGATCATTGCAAAATTGTTCTAACTGACAGTGGCGGATTACAGAAAGAAGCGTTTTATTTTAAAAAGAACTGCATTACCTTGCGGAAAGAAACAGAATGGATAGAGCTTGCGGAGCATGGCTTCAACAAGATTGCCGGGACAGAAGTCAATGATATTCAATTCTCATTTCAACAAATGATGGAACAGAAACCTGATTTCAGTTTGAACCTTTATGGGGATGGGAATGCTGGAAAAAAGATTGTTTCAATACTGGCAAAAAATGTCAAAGAATGA
- a CDS encoding glycosyltransferase, whose product MLFPKIKTAFENAQLDYEIVLVDDGSTDGTMDLLCTIQNDYPLTVINHFINRGLGETERDAFEFIAQNAHDEDIAIRFDCDDTHEPKYMLSMIEKIQEGYDVVNTSRFQPGGAQKGVNAYRSFISYAANVFMKIMFNIKGVKDYSCGYRAYRAKAIKDAVLIFGNGFIQLKGLGFTSTLETIVKLKLLGCRFTEVPFVHRYDQKISSSKMVSSITTLGYFTMALLYHWPFGGWRPFYKDLAACYQESPEIALGKFGRINIKRTTICQIGG is encoded by the coding sequence TTGCTTTTTCCAAAAATAAAAACCGCTTTTGAAAATGCGCAGCTTGATTATGAAATTGTCCTGGTGGACGATGGCAGCACTGATGGCACCATGGACCTGTTGTGTACCATTCAGAATGACTATCCATTGACAGTTATCAATCATTTCATTAATCGAGGACTTGGAGAGACAGAGAGGGATGCCTTTGAATTCATAGCTCAGAATGCCCATGATGAAGATATTGCCATCCGGTTTGATTGCGATGACACCCATGAGCCAAAATACATGCTATCAATGATTGAAAAGATACAAGAAGGTTATGACGTGGTGAATACGTCACGGTTTCAACCGGGGGGCGCCCAGAAAGGGGTGAATGCCTACAGGAGTTTTATCAGTTATGCCGCAAATGTTTTCATGAAAATCATGTTCAATATTAAAGGCGTAAAAGACTATTCATGCGGTTACAGGGCTTATCGGGCCAAAGCAATCAAAGATGCAGTGTTGATTTTTGGTAATGGATTCATTCAACTCAAAGGGTTGGGGTTCACATCCACGCTTGAAACAATCGTTAAGCTGAAGTTGTTGGGGTGTCGTTTTACAGAGGTACCGTTTGTCCATCGCTATGATCAAAAAATCAGCAGCAGCAAGATGGTTAGCAGTATCACCACACTCGGGTATTTTACCATGGCGCTCCTTTATCATTGGCCCTTTGGCGGATGGCGCCCATTTTACAAAGATTTGGCAGCTTGCTATCAAGAATCTCCAGAGATCGCTTTGGGAAAATTCGGGAGAATAAATATCAAACGGACGACTATCTGTCAGATCGGCGGGTAA
- a CDS encoding methyltransferase domain-containing protein yields MKILDLGCGIGFWVAEFGMRGLQGIVAADLTKNALEITDRRCKKYGIKAELKQENAKRLSFSDNTFDHVNCQGVIHHTPDTEKAIFEIARVLKPGGTASISVYYKNAALRFWPWIRWIGYPLTKIGAGMKGRGREHIFKQLNVDEIVRLYDGSDNPIGKSYTKKQFQVLCEACFSIQEIYYHFFPARSLPLSMPKRLHQWLDRHLPFMVYANLRKPCAE; encoded by the coding sequence ATGAAAATCTTGGACCTGGGCTGTGGAATCGGTTTCTGGGTCGCGGAATTTGGTATGCGTGGACTTCAAGGTATTGTTGCTGCAGATTTAACGAAAAACGCGCTTGAAATTACAGATAGGCGTTGCAAAAAATACGGGATAAAAGCTGAGCTGAAACAGGAAAATGCCAAGCGATTGAGTTTTTCAGATAATACATTCGATCATGTTAACTGTCAGGGGGTTATCCATCATACACCGGATACAGAAAAAGCCATCTTTGAAATAGCGCGTGTTTTAAAACCAGGTGGAACGGCATCAATTTCAGTATATTACAAGAATGCCGCACTTCGTTTCTGGCCATGGATTCGATGGATTGGATATCCTTTAACAAAAATTGGGGCTGGCATGAAAGGCAGAGGCAGGGAACATATTTTTAAACAATTGAATGTGGATGAAATAGTCAGACTCTATGATGGCTCTGACAATCCTATCGGCAAAAGTTACACAAAAAAACAATTTCAGGTTTTATGCGAAGCCTGTTTTTCCATACAGGAAATTTATTACCACTTTTTTCCTGCCAGATCACTGCCTTTATCAATGCCCAAACGGCTGCACCAATGGCTGGACCGCCATCTTCCATTTATGGTTTATGCCAATCTGAGAAAACCATGTGCGGAATAG